In the Phyllopteryx taeniolatus isolate TA_2022b chromosome 1, UOR_Ptae_1.2, whole genome shotgun sequence genome, cagagaacactttggagacataaagacattgagaaaaacagtcactgagaaaTAAAGGGTTGTTAGTTATGTCGGCGAAAACTTGCCCGTATTTGGCGCTGGTTGCTAAGCGACCGAATAGGAAGTAGCCTGGCGGATTTTCCGCTCGTTTGGAAGTACAGTAGGCAGCTGGGCGATTTTAGGATCAGAAGTTTAGGGGTGCTGAGCTCCCGGCCCGGCAAGATaaatttcactgttttgtatatttcaatGCAATTTCATTCCCACATTTATTAAAGAGAAGCATGGCACTTCTTGGGGAAAGTCTGTAACTAAACTGTCAAATCTTAAAATGGTTACTTAAACattgaaataacaaaaatatgaatggcttggaatccatccatccatccattttctgagccgcgtttcctcacgagggtcgcaggcgtgctggagcctatcccagctatcatcgggcaggaggcggggtacaccctgaacataaaaacaaacaaccgttcgcactcacattcacacctacgggcgatttagagttgtcaattaacctaacacgcatgtttttgggatgtgggaggaaaccggagagcccggagaaaagccacgcaggcacggggagaacatgcaaactccacacaggtggcgccggggattgaaccccagtcctcagaactgtgagacaaacGTGCTAACCGTGCTGCCCTTTCCAGTtcagtaaaataattaaaatgatgaAAAGCTCTCACATTGTAAATTACAAAGGTGGCATGCACTGTTTCACATTTTACCGTaatgccgccccccccccaagaattgTCAATAGTGCCGCCATTATAAatttatgccgccatctagaggttatgaaaaagctgtacacattcattctaatatgctgCCACCTcgaggttataaaaaaggtggagcctacactttcattccaatatgacaggggtatgtatgactgcatatatgttcagttgtgcttataagtttacataccctggcagaatttgtgaaagctttatttatttatttgaatacgaGGGATGACTTAACAaagccatcattaatttctttatggttatgttttgtttaatgataatgcttttctgaaaagcttgacagtttaatttgaatcccattaaaataaaatgtgtcttgccaggcccttcatgttttcttcaaagaaATTTCCGACCTTGAGTCTATTTCCTTTCTTAGTATGGCAGCCCAATGCCGCCCCAAGGAATGCCTGGAGGACCAATGGGGAGACCCGTACTTGGTCACATGGGTGGACCAATGCTTGGCCCAATGGGAGGTGCACTGCCCCAGGGTGGTGGGTACTCCCCCTATGGAGGAGGCTATCAGGCCACGTATGGTGCTCTGGCCCCAGCTGCCAATGACCCAATGTGGGGTTACTTCACAGCCATTGCTGGCCAGGTATGAAAGGAACAAAACTGGCATCTGCAGCGTCTTCTGGCCAGCAGACCCAAGTACATGAGGTCTGACACTTGTGTACAGGACGGTGAGGTGGATGCAGTGGAGCTGCAGAGGTGTTTAACTCAATCTGGCTTCACTGGAACCTACAGCCGTGAGTGGCCTTCTCTATGCTAGGCCATGCAAAGCTGTGATTCTTTGTAcaaattgttttcttcttgTTGCAGCATTTAGCCTGGAGACATGCAGAATCATGATCGCGATGCTCGATGTATCCTTTTGCGCATCACTGCGGGTAACCGCGGCGGTAAGGTCATTGTACATGTTTACGCAATGTTGCGCCTTCACCACCCCATCACCAGAGAGACTTTACAGGTAAGATGGGCTTCAATGAGTTCAAGGAGCTGTTTGTGGCGCTGAACGGCTGGAAGCAGAACTTCACAATGTTTGACCGGGACAGGAGTGGTACTGTTGAGCCCCATGAGATGAACCAGGCAATCAGCTCAATGGGTGAGAGACAgatgagaaaatgaaaaatattacttcagTGCCATCTGGTGGTATCTTGATGCAGAGAatctatgttgaagtgagggtaTGAGCTTCATTTTGTTAGGCCGTAGCTTTGTCTGATAGAAGAAATGGCTTTGCCGCAATTACAAACCTTATTGTGTGGGCGTCGGTTACTTTGGATTTTTGCTGTTCACTGGTTCAGTGAACCTTCAAGGTAAAGCATCAATCCTGCCCTGCGCTTTTCATAAAACTCAGATGTTTTACAACACatcaaacaagcaaaaacagacaaaaataaacaggtGAATTGGTTGAGGGGTAAATGAAAgttaaatgcaaaatgaaaaaggtaagtttttaacttgttttgaatgatTGAATATAGGATAGGTGAGTTTGCAAATGCCGAACTGCAAATATGCGGGGTGCCATTGTATAGTGCTATttgtcttaattaaaaaaaaaactaaattcaagTAAAATTTGTATTGTAGTGGGGCTGGAACATATCAATGACATTTAAAGTTCATTTCAACgggaaacatttatttgatatctgaATACATTGAGTTAAGCGCTAGATCGCGGAAAACAAGTTCAACTTATTATAAGTCGAGGTAGCACTATATaacattcttcttttttttttttttttttttgtaaccactAAACCAGGATACCGCATCAGTCCTCAGGCTCTGAACGCAGTCATCAAGCGCTACAACAAAAGCGGCCGCATCTACTTTGACGATTACGTGGCCTGCTGCGTCAAGCTTCGTGCACTCACAGGTAGCACGCGCGCTACGTGAGAACGAGCCAATGGTAGCTCTGTGACCGCCTTCGCACTTACTTGCATGTATATTCCCATTGCAGATCATTTTAAGAGGAGAGATACCATGCAGCAAGGTTCTGTACATTTTGGCTATGATGACGTAAGTCACAGTACCTTCCACATGTGCACGTGCGCTGTCTTCAAAATCACTTGGGTTCTATTCGTGCTACCTTTTGAtagggatgttcgataccactttttttcataCTGATAAcagtacgagtattcactctGGAGTACTCAATGGTATCGAGTACtaataccactagtacttttgataacATCACATTTAAATTAACACAATAACAGATAATTTTGAACTAAGACCTTTCTCTCTTCCTTAATCACATGATGTTTTGCCAATGTGTCACATCCTTGCATGGTAGCGCCAACTATTGGTGGTGAGGACTTAtcaatgtcagatttatttatttatttaaaacattatttttttttaaatcccccacacacacttaaaGTATCGGTGGCTGTTGTCGGCAGCCTTCACCAGTACCCGATAGCTTGAAGTCAGGCCGGTATCGGCCCGATACCGATAGCTGGTATTGGAACTCGCTTTTCCCATCcctagggggggaaaaaaaatatataaaaaaaataaataaatgaattattatcCCTGATCTTTAATGTATGTCATGTGAAAtgttaaaacacaacacataaaATGCATGTATGTATCATTTTGATcccaacacaaaaacatatgGCAGCTAACCAGGAAGTGGCCACAGCTACGTTCCAAGTGTCCCGACTGCCTATACATTTTAACGTTTCCCAaataatttttccatttttattgatgctctgttatttttattgtattgcttgatttcttttaactatATTTGTACggtgacccatccatccattctctaccgcttatccgggtcgggtcgcgggggcagtagcttcagcagggatgcccagacttccctctccccagccacttcatccagctcttccggggggatcccgaggcgttcccaggccagccgaaggatgtagtctctccagcgtgtcctggttcgtccccggggtctcctcccggtgggacatgcccggaacacctcaccagggaagcgtccgggaggcatccgaatcagatgccccagccacctcatctggctcctctcaatgcggaggagcagcggctctactctgagatcctcccggatgaccgaccttctcaccctatctctaagggagagcccggacatcctgcggaggaaactcatttcggccgcttgtatccgggatcttgttctttcggtcacgacccacagctcatgaccataggtgagggtaggaacgaagatcgaccggtaaattgagagcttcgcctttcggcttagctctttctttaccacaacagaccgatacaaagtccgcatcactgcagacgctgccccgatccgcctgtcgatctcccgttccattcttacctcactcgtgaacaagaccccaagatacttgaattcctccacttggggcaggatctcatcccagacctggagaaggcatgccacccttttccgactgagaaccatggtctcagatttggaggtgctgattctcatcccagccgcttcacactcggctgcgaactgctccaatgagagttggaggtcacggcttgatgaagccaacagaaacacatcatctgcaaaaagcagagatgcaatacagaggccaccaaaccggaccccctctacgcctcggctccgcctacaaattctgtccataaaagttatgaacagaatcggcgacaaagggcagccttggcggagtccaaccctcaccgggaacgagtccgacttactgccggatatgcggaccaaactctgactccggtcgtacagggaccgaacagcccgtatcagggggttcggtaccccatactcccgaagcactctccacaggactct is a window encoding:
- the LOC133483677 gene encoding sorcin-like, coding for MAYPGYGGYGSPMPPQGMPGGPMGRPVLGHMGGPMLGPMGGALPQGGGYSPYGGGYQATYGALAPAANDPMWGYFTAIAGQDGEVDAVELQRCLTQSGFTGTYSPFSLETCRIMIAMLDRDFTGKMGFNEFKELFVALNGWKQNFTMFDRDRSGTVEPHEMNQAISSMGYRISPQALNAVIKRYNKSGRIYFDDYVACCVKLRALTDHFKRRDTMQQGSVHFGYDDFILCTMSI